A stretch of Paenibacillus peoriae DNA encodes these proteins:
- a CDS encoding aminotransferase class I/II-fold pyridoxal phosphate-dependent enzyme — MIEDARRIGQDLNKERKFATKLLHFGSEIDSVTGASSVPIYQASTFHHHDIFNPPQHDYSRSGNPTRQALEDYIALLEGGACGFAFASGMAAISTTFMLLSAGDHVIVSEDVYGGTYRLLTSILKRMNIETTFVDMTDLNLVKEALQENTRAVYMETPSNPTLKITDVAGITSWAQDNGLLTLLDNTFMTPYYQRPIEQGVDIVLHSATKFLGGHSDVLAGLAVARTESLGRQIKQLQNGLGTVLAPQESWLLMRGMKTLEARMAHSEKSAAKLANWLNERNDIEAVYYPGLENHPGREVHERQSSGYGAVISFDVGSGERAKEVLSRVRIPIVAVSLGAVESILSYPAMMSHAAMPHSVRLERGITNGLLRFSVGLEDIDDLISDLDEALR; from the coding sequence ATGATAGAGGATGCGAGGAGGATCGGGCAGGATCTGAACAAAGAGCGGAAGTTCGCTACCAAGCTGCTGCATTTTGGCTCTGAAATTGACAGCGTTACGGGGGCATCGAGCGTCCCGATCTATCAAGCTTCTACCTTCCACCATCACGATATTTTTAATCCTCCACAGCATGACTATAGCCGTTCAGGTAATCCGACACGACAAGCTTTGGAGGATTATATCGCTTTATTAGAAGGCGGGGCGTGCGGTTTTGCCTTTGCATCAGGTATGGCGGCCATCTCTACTACATTTATGCTCTTGTCTGCTGGAGATCATGTCATTGTTTCCGAGGACGTATATGGAGGAACATATCGACTGCTGACCTCCATTTTGAAACGGATGAATATCGAAACGACCTTCGTCGACATGACGGACCTCAACCTTGTGAAAGAGGCGTTGCAGGAGAATACAAGGGCTGTATATATGGAAACTCCGTCCAATCCGACACTCAAAATTACCGATGTGGCAGGAATAACTTCTTGGGCACAGGACAACGGGCTTTTAACGTTATTGGATAATACTTTTATGACACCTTATTATCAACGTCCGATTGAGCAGGGAGTTGATATTGTATTGCACAGTGCGACCAAGTTTCTGGGCGGACACAGCGATGTGCTGGCAGGACTTGCGGTAGCACGTACCGAATCGTTGGGAAGACAAATCAAGCAGCTCCAAAATGGACTGGGTACCGTGTTGGCTCCGCAGGAGTCATGGTTGCTCATGCGCGGTATGAAGACACTGGAGGCTCGTATGGCTCACAGCGAAAAGAGCGCAGCGAAGCTCGCTAACTGGCTGAACGAGCGCAACGACATTGAGGCGGTATACTACCCGGGTCTGGAGAATCATCCAGGGCGTGAAGTTCATGAGCGCCAATCCAGCGGTTATGGTGCAGTGATATCTTTTGATGTGGGTTCTGGTGAGCGTGCAAAAGAAGTCCTCAGTCGCGTACGTATTCCAATTGTAGCGGTGAGTCTGGGAGCTGTGGAAAGCATCTTGTCGTATCCGGCGATGATGTCACATGCGGCTATGCCCCATAGTGTACGATTGGAGCGCGGGATTACGAACGGACTACTCCGTTTCTCCGTAGGTTTGGAGGATATTGACGACCTGATCAGTGATCTGGATGAGGCGCTGCGCTAG